The nucleotide window taaaaactttttgtatgtttaattaggaggacttttttgattcattttcaccttgtattgaggaaccataacgttgttgtatcgctttacaaggacataaattcaccgatattagttcaatggaaatactacagcaagagcatggatgttaagacttgaacggtgccgtgctagatttagaattcctgaaacataaggtaattattaccaacttttattacaaactttataaaaattcatattttactttatattttatagaaaccctcatccgtgatgaatctagtactagtgaaattaatgaaagaacagatcttataaaaactccgaaagaaaccaaaagagtcctcacataatgtgcgcagcttacacttccagaccgcacggggtatttgacattttccactcttcctccagcctttgtccgatagcaaaaattgttcaaatattcattttcacctactttatacatagtagtgtagtacgataatatatgtataaagtaaatataataataaacaactaaatggcatgatattttcaataaatatgtaatataattaatgattttgttattaaattctcatatgggattttggtagaactaaccgaaaacagagggtatagtttctgggcttttgtgggtcgcagtattGAAAGTGCACGTGAAGTTTTGGTTCGCActattgggtctttcatccgtgattgtaccaataccattccctaaattgtgcaagaggtatatatacattgctaaatgatgaatgtaatgtgcaagaaagggataaacgatcacacgtacacaagagtttcgggtacttttgtcaattcgcccttaagaatggcatagaaactttcattgaaactgcgggtaccgctccctggcatttcaccggagaattcgccggtacctgtcttgcagggcaccgaggcgtacttgggttgtgtgctacgctttttttgctacaatgtggtaattagggtgttgtgatagcatttaatcttcacaaaacttttaaagtccgatgaacagtacttaaataattattaaataaaataaatgttttcattattattggaattattttaaattatttcggatatttattaatttttttggtggtattaagtgttatttattgataagatagttatattttatgtacaagtgtaaataaataatttcgctttatataagacagctatatacataatatttgctattttatggctaaagttttactaaaatgaagtactcaatatatacagcactgcgtttttccaagatggcggctatcttaccaccgagaatttcccacgaataaggttttctactgtatgtactgtggtcgcttgctgagtgctacctagttttgttttactcattttagaaccattttactattgtgaacggtgaaaggacaaattactgtcaaaataataaaagttgttatacacaaatttgaaattgaaaagggcaGGCGGGTTGCAAACGAACAGTTATATAAGCCTGAAAGCTTCTGGAATACCGTAATTTTTGCAGATGAGAGTAATTTCAACCCCTTTAGATCGGATAAAAAtagatatgtattaaaaaaaccaATTGCTGAGCTACAACCGCGAAATCTACGTAGTACCGTAGAACATGGTGGAGAACATGTAATGATGTGAGGATGCATGTAGTCTTCTGGTGTCGGGAATTTGGAATTCATCGATTGTACTATGTACAAGAGTGTATATCTGGGCATTTTGAAACGAAATTTATTCGGGCGACTTGAAAAACGCCCTGCAAACAGAACAGAATAAAATTACTCCGAACTATACAAAGAAATTGGTAGAATCCATGCTGAAACGTACGAAAGCAGTTGATGATAGTAAGAGGCATCCCACAAATTACTAATCGACCTAAAGTTGTatctttaattgtataaaaaattttaatatatttggttttttttgttACTACATAATTTTCGCTGTGAGGTGCAGAATTATactgtaatttgtttttgttgtagataaataaaataactataaaatctgatttttttaagcataaatttaatgtttatatcTGCCGcttttttagaaaatgtatttatttttcaagtaaTACTTGCTTCAGTATTTCTTGTACGGTTGGATCACTTTGGCTGTGAGCCACTTTGTAGTTTGACTTAgctataaaatagtaaacaatgaGATTGTACGCTATTTGTGCCCTTTTACCAGGTTTTTGTACCATAATGATTTCGGATACCATCACTATGGCATTGGGGCGTATCTGAGATTTAAGCAAGCTTTTGTTATCGATGTAAGCTTTTATAAGAAGTGTGATGGGGGTGTAGACAGGCTTTTGGGTATGCAGTTACAGTTGCAGGGCTATATTCAATTACGTCCACGTTGGTAACCAACCCGCCGTCCAATAAATCCGATGGACGGTTTAAAGACTGAGAACGTCTGAGCAGCAATGCGCCGCGgtcaacaattaaaaataaagtttgacATCGAGAAGCAGCAATCATAACCTTCAcccctgctctctgagagcactcatcagcaactcGGTATAAAGGAATTCGAAAAAGTCAAAAGATAAGCTCAGGATTATCGTGTCGAAGTAgaaagaaaacagactgcctacctcgcgatcgaccacaacacgagcggaatgggatagataccgataGCTGAAGAGCGAAGCTAGACGCATGTGCTGACAAAATAAAGAACTagaaatttctatgaaaatatgcgACGACTAAGAGAAAATTTAAGGACCGGAGCATACATTTTTTAGGACTTCCAGGGATAATCAAGTGGTTGATGCCCACGGTATACTGAATTGGTGGCGAACCCGATACtgcaatcgatgacgatgaaaGAAATATTCCATTGCCCGATTATGAAGAAGAATACGGAGTAATTGGACACTGAAGACAAACAAAGCGGCGGCGCCTATGAATTGTCGGATTGCATGCATCAGCTTGGTCGACTAAAGGATGTCCGACGATTGAAACCCAAGTGTGTTCTGCCCAACCCACAAACCAACCACGGCAAATCTTGAAGAAGACTCGAGAAAAGAGGCTCGATTTTAAAGATGCTTTTGACAGCCGAAAGGACCTTTATGCTGCTATGTCCTTacttggtatccctgcaaaattaatacggctatgtaaactgacgttacGCAACACTAAAAGCATCGGAAGAATCGAGAAGGAcgtctccgagccgttcgacgCCAAACGAGCTGAATAGAAAAGTACAATCTTCTGTACGGGTACGTGTATAGCTACTGACGttagcgaataccgcaggcgatgaaacgatgagctgtgcgagttatacgacgacattgacatagcccagaaaataaaaaaaaaacatcggcTGGGCTGGCTAGATCaaattgtccgaatggatgaaagtactACAGCTTCGATGGAAAGATGAGATGAATGATGCGCTATATAtcctatataatatatgtacattccaCGGAAACTTGATTAGCTACAATGGTAGCACGTCGGGAAACTACAGAACTGATTCTTCACTAGATCATATTAATGGGAAGAATGTTGAATACTGGTAGTcttactgaaaaatatttttaataaataaatcatgAATCATAAAAATGtcagaattttataaattttgaacgcGAAACATACTTCCAATTGTTCATTCAAAACGAAAAATGGGATTAGAATTTCTCAATAAGATCAATTTAGAAAACATCgtaatttttcaaacaatatttaCTTCGTTTCAAGGTTTTTGATGCAAAATACTTTGTAAGAATTTACAATCTTTATTGATGTacaaattttatgatatttgttatataagcttgaccgaaaagttttataattttttaaaaagttatcatcGAAATAAAAGAACatcgaattaaaatatttcgattttggaggctaacttcgaaaatgggaaaatacaagttttttacttatgactttcTCCTTGAAATAGCTTGATCGAATTCATTCAAAAAATTGTTGTGATCTGCGTCCTTCAGTAGATTGAGGTAAATAGTCTATCATGATGTGAAATCCTGTTCCAGTAGCCAGGTGTATTAAACTGGCGACTATACTTCAGTAGTCTCACAATTATGGGGTGTAAATTTGTGAATATATTATGCTGTTTAACATAAATTagttattaacaaaaattaccAACCGATTtgttagttaaaaatatttaataaatatatgtatgtatttccaaaTTGGATGTTATAAATATTGGAGAACTAATATCTAAGTTATGCAACTTATAGTTAACATTCATGTATATCGTTCTTGATAACTGGCCAGATaccatatataattaaatattttaattttatcattaGTCTTTTTAATaaagattaaaataataaatcatatataatGGAATATTATagcatatattttcaattttcctgtTGAGTATTTTCAATATACTCACATTTCACTCTATATTACACCTAATTCTGTTTTTACACGAATTATTTTTACACGAATTTGAAATAACACGagtaaatacgaaaaaatatttctatttttacacgacataatttgaaataacacgaatacaaaaaaaaaacaaaattactttttttacatgAATTATTTGGATTTAACACgttttttttcaatgaatttttttctacttaaaaTAATTCTGGTGTGTATTCTGAGTTATGTCTATGTATGGGTAATTTCTGTTTAATTTCTGTGTAATTTCTGGAAATGCGGGATTCCCCGAattattgaaaaagtaaaaacgtACATAATGTATTGTACACACAATTTAGTTCCTATTTGACAATTATAATTGAAAGATCGTTCGTTTTTGCTGATTTTTAACAAGTgctaagtaaaataaagtaGAAGCTCATATAATTTTGGTAGACCAATAATAGGttagtttcaaatatttaattttagatttttgcatttttgattaataaaatatattttggtagCCATACCCATGTTACATAATTCTCCTGCATTAAAAATGAGGAAAGCGATCAGCTTAGAtaccaaaatcaaaattttagatCAACTTGCAACGGGACAAGGCGCAACGGTTGTGGGAAATAATTTCGGAATCCATGAAGCTACTGtaagaacaattaaaaaaaatgaaacggCAATTAGAGCATCAGTATGTTCTGGAACAAAATTAAGTGCAAAGTCATCATCGTATGTAAGGGATGTTGTTAAAGAGAAAATGGAAAAAGCTTTGGTAATCTGGATAGAAGACAAATCCCAAAAGAGAATACCAGTAGACGGACTTGCTATCAAGCAGACAGCATTAAGAATCTATAAACGTATCCAGGAAATTGATCCAGATACATCATCTCAGTCAAAACAACATGCATTTTCCGCAAGTACTGGTTGGATGACTGGTTTTTTAAAAAGACACGCTCTccacaatataaaaattaagggAGAAACTGCATCCGCTGATGAATTGGCTGCTAAAGAATTTcccgaaaaactaaaaaaaattattgaagatgGAGAATATACTCCAGACCAAGTTTGGAATTTAGATGAAAGTGGCCTTTTTTGGAAGAGAATGCCTAGAAGAACTTATGTAGCAAAATCGCAGAAAACAGCCGGTGGTTTTAAAGTAGCAAAGGACCGTATTACGTTGTTGTTTTGTTCCAATGCTTCACGAGAACGTATTCTTAAGCCACTCCTAGTACATCGTGCCTTAAGACCACGTTCCATGAAAAGTGaagatttcaataaattgccTGTACACTGGATGGCGAACAAAAAGGCTTGGGTAACCAGTGCAATTTTCACAGAGTGGTTTCAGAAGCACTTCATCCCAGAAGTTAGGCGCTACATgaaagaaaaattttgttttttgccgCCTAATACCACTTCCCTTATACAGCCACTAGACCAGGGGATAATTGCTACGTTTAAAACGTATTACATAAGAAGTTCATTTCATTATGTTGTAGAAAAACTTGATAATTATGAGGAATCATCAGTCATAGATGAATGGAAACAATTTTCTATAATGGACTGCATTAATCAAGTCAAGATCGCGTTAGATTTATTAAAGCCATCAACTTTGAACTCgtgttggaaaaatatttggCCAGAATGCGTAAAATGCAAAGATCCTGTTATCGATAATAACGCTGAACTTGCTGATATAATAACAATGGCCAATGCAATCGGTGGGGATGGATTCGATGACCTATCGTTAGCAGATGTAGAAGAATTGTTGGTAGATGAAAGCTTGAGCGAAAATGAAATTATCGAATTCACCCTTGAGACTCGTTATGATAAAGAACATAGTGACAGTGACGAAAGAGATCGTCCAATTTTGAAAGCATCTCTAATTAAAGAAGGTCTTGATCTCGCTACAAAATTAGGTAGTCATTTTGAACAACATGATCATGACGAGGAACGAGCTGCCAAATTTCAACGTGAACTGAAATCATTAATGGCATCTTACAGGGAAGTTTATAATGGGTTAACGCGAAATAAAACTCAATCTAAGATAACTGATTTCGTTCAAAAATCTACTGATGTCCCAACACAGTCGGCTAGAAATCATAATGATCAACAAAATCATTCCAGTGATGGCAGTGATATTGTAGTCTTTCGCAAACGTTTACGTTTATTATCAGACagtgacaataaataaaattgtttaatgtttaaatttttcttatggTTGTACTTTatgttatttaagttttttggcaatgaatttctgatattattttttttatgaaatctaaattttaatttattttattatcatttagtttatttaataaattaaaacgaaaataaattcttaaaataactacaacaatattttttttatattatttagtctaattttaacttattttttgagGTCTAGAACCAATCTATTATTTTTGTACTTGGCCAGTATCTTTTTttacacgatttttttttacacgaatttCTCGGGAACCATTCTATCGTGTAAAAACAGAATtaggtgtatatacatattttctcttACGCTGCCATTACACGGGAAAAACTTGCTTTCAAGTCGATCACACGAACTAATGGTCAAAATTGgcataaattgaattgaaaagccATGATGTAGGCTGCAGGCAACTTGATATTCAATTATGGTTACAGATATGCCGTCGTCAAGAAAACTGCTTCCATTTATCACAAAAATGGATTCATaagactttatttttaaatcattctgTAGATATGTCGGAAGATTCATGTTCcataaaatgcactgtttgtgtACAATCTCAACTTTATTcgtcataaattttaaaattttaatactagtaatttgaaaattttagaactCTGCACTCAGCTGATCATTGTTTGATCATCAACTTAAGTTTCAATTGAAACGCTTCTTGCCTCAAAAGTAAGATTCAAGTTCGAAAAGTAAAAGTGTGGTActaagtgtgagtgtgtggcaaCTTGAAAGCAAGGGTTAAGTGCATGCTGAATTAGATTCTTATTAGTACATATTGTTGCCCCGTTTTTATGAAAACTTTGAAATGAACAACATTAATGATTAATTCAAACTGATTAAAatgagacacacacatacatatgtatatatgtcgaATACTTATCCACAACTTAATTCGCAGTTGCTTTTATActtacaaatgaaaatatataattatgaacattatattattataagattgttaatttttaatcgcGCTTGTGCTTGAAAAGTACTGAATCGACTACTCTGGAGGAGATTTATGAGTACTCCATCCATGAAAACATTTCGTAAAACGTTTAGACTCCTTATTTTTCAGAGTGAGGAAAAGCTTTCGAGGCTTATCTGGTTGTTTGATGCGTAAGTGTTGTATATAAACCTAAAACGAAAATATCATATTAATAGAAAAATCATTCAGGATTCAGGAATCAAATAATATTGCAATTTAGGAATTGAATATAACtgttctaaaaaatttttagatgaactaatgtataataaatgtataattgGCATTATCACAAACAATCAATATATAAACACATCTTTGCATAGTGTTTAAAATCTTACCTGCGCTGACTTATACGCCAATTTTATTTCCACTTCACTACATCTGGAACCAAGCCATAAAAATACTTGTTCACCATTGTCCAATATCATTATGTCATCATCTGCCAAATCGTCTTGACAAAAATCAGTACATTTTTCTGCAACAGTGAAATAACCTTTCTCATTAGAACATCGGAAAAGTCGGGTATAATTCATAAAGTCAGCATCTCTCTCATAAGTTTTGCGTCCACCCAAGGCAACCCAGAAAAAGTTTTCTGGTTCTTCTCCTTCGTTTAAAATCTAGATGAAGTAAAACAACAAATCTTTAAGGGATATTACATTTTGGAACAGTTGTCGATATTACCTGTAAACTAACCCAAggattattaaacattttctcaGCGATTTCTTGGACAAGCTTTGCTTCCTCTGGTGCAGACTTTGAACCCAACCAAACGTAAACTATTCCCGATTGCGCTTCATCTTCAGTGTCAAAaggtacatataaaatataactacaAAGATGTATAACATTAGTAAggtattattagaaaaaatcgaaattaatataaatttaccaAAATGCTGAATTCAAATTTGTGGCATCTGGCTGGATTTGAATAAGGCGAGTACACAATGCCCCACCATTTGAACGTAAATGAAAGAACTCGACGACAGGTTTTATATTAGAATCTTTCGCTTTATCCTTTCGTTTCCCGGTATGAATTATAAACTTGCGTTTAAAATGGGCcatgaatttcaaattttcttgttgttgatGAATGCGCACTACTTCCAATTCTTCTCCAAACATGGCCTTGAATTTCTTTTGTAAAGTAAATGTAAATGTCAACCAGCCCATATTGCTCGCATTTCGTCCCTGCCAAAAATATACTACGCATTGAATCTCATCATCGGACTGTTTGATGTCATCCACTTCGTCTTCTTCGTCGACGGGTATGCAATAGCGGCACAAAAACACATAACACTCTCCAGTATAGAAATTGCCCAACTCTTCTTCTGGCAAACgtacaaatttttttccttccAATACGAAAGCTTCCATTGCTTCAAGATCGTAGTTCCAATCCTCTTCTAGTTGTTCAGCTTCATTAAGGGGCATTGCATTTTGGCGTGGCATAAAAAGAGCTGCTAAATCAGCACGAGTTTCCTGCTTACGAGCCCATTTAGTCAAGTCTGCGCCGGTTTTAGCAACAGATTTAGCTGTTCTTGTAAAATCTACAGCCATAACTTCGTCCCAACCAACAAATTTAGATTTGAATATTTGAGATTCCGTTTCTTCCTGCAATCGAGTGACCAATGCAAAAGCTGGGCGATTTATCATCTGAAACAGTTCTCGCGACAACTTTATTGCAGCTGCTCGCACCAGTCGGGTCGATTTTTTACCAAACCATACAAACAAATCTGTATAACAGTCCaatatgtaaacatttttactatTCAATAGAGTATGAACCAATTTTTGGTCTGTCAATTCTACTTGAGGCAGCTCCAAATAGCCCATACCGAGTTGAACCTGATAAAGACGGGGAATAACAGGCTCAAAACACTCTGGAACATGCtgagatatttttttctttgacacGTCGTCTGAATCAATTCCAAAGTTCTTCCAAAAGTCATCACTTTCTTCTCctgcaaataatatattaaaaatagactaaataatataaatgcgtATTTTTTACTTACCCTGTATTTCTACAAttatttcgcatttatttttcCGCTcggttttgttaattttttctgcCATCAGTCGTGTTTTGGAGTTCAATGTACTTTTTGATGCACACCCAAGCCAGATATATAATTTGATACCACAGTCTAACATAAAAGCAAATCGGGGATCAAGGGAATCAAAATGTAATGCAACGGGTTCCAAATGAATCGATGAACCAGCGGAATGCACACGATATAAACGTTTGGTATATAACATATCTTCAACTGTGTAAAAACCTGTGGCCGTACGACCGCCTTCAATATATGTTACTTCAGTATCAAATAGTTCCAAAAATTCTTCGGATTCATCATCTATAAAGAAAGCATAAATTGAGATTGCATAGATCAAATTTATTGAAAGTGAATTCAAAGACTATGGATAAtcgttacaataacaacaagtaaatagttgcttatgtatgtacatatgtatatgaataggCAAATTCAAATAGAGAAAGTAAGATTACATAAAAATACTTGTAGATATATCGTTTTAGTTTTTGGGGATTAGAAATAGAGGCTAAAACGAATGAATTTATATTGCCAGGACAGTCAGGTCTACGTAATCGCAACGGATCCGTAAGTACGAAGGAGTAGGAAACCTtaagaattcttcaaattaacTTTTGAAGTCTTTTTTCTCCTTAACTGCAAGTGAGAATATAAAGTAatactaatatacatatttatctatCTATTAATCTATTCCCACCATTTAAGAAGAACAATCAGATATTGGGACTACAATGTCTTGTATAAATTACCTAGCAGCCCCCagaaatatctaaatttttacacactctcccatgcatatgtatgtacttcctcCTTTTTGCGAGGGGTCATTAAAAAAGAGTCAAATTAAGAAATTTCgagcataaaattatatttttttttgtaatgagctaaaacatGATTACCACTTCTAGTCTTTGATATCCGTTGAATTCGACTCCATAAGGCGAGCTAATATTTtgctcttcaagccgctgcacaagtTTCGTACTCGATTTTCGAGCACGTATTTGGAGGatctgaaattttgttcagcaagatGCTGCAATTGCTTGATAATCGATTATCGTATTCTCTTCAACCttcaagacgattttcagtttctgatgAAGATTCTCAATGACGGCGTCTTTTGGATACTCTCCCCTGGGtatttccaaaaagttgagATCTATGAAGATcatttgagctttttaaaatgaaaacaaatttaactgtcttggtacaaagtactaaattatttgcttaatatctataaaattgtaattgaaaaattctaAGAACTACTCGAGTCACTAAGCTTTTTGAATAGTTAAACggtacaatatattatttatcaaaaaaattaaaataagatgaaTTTAGTTCTGAAAAGAACTGATGTTTCGTTttgatcatttttaattttcccaaAATATTCAGAGTGACAGCGTCTGATGTGTTCATGTTTTTTTAGGTAATTGTAATTTAGCGTTGTgagattcaaaacaaaaactctAGTGATATGTAGTTAGGCTGGTAAACATTAGGTAAACGCGTATGTGTGCTTACAGTATGTATGTTtacagttaatattttaaagacaattgctggcatatgtacattaatagtcgtgtagatattttttactgaaattagtaCCCTCAAATAGATCAAGGAATATTctggaaaaattattgaaatctgtaatcatataaaatgatacattatttttgtatttaaaatgcagtagttcgaataaataataataagctatCGATTTGACAGTTAATATGCTATATTCTTTTGCCTGTCGAGTTGCCCCGTTATGGTATTGCCTAACCTAGTAGCTTGAGTggcgacatttttcaaatatcttacAATTTTATATCAATATACTTATCAATATCTTTCGAATGGAATGcccaaatttaataatttaaaaagttatataatggTATTGAAGCACACTTAAACATATTATTAGCTGTGATAAGCATTATTtctaaagtataaataaaaaagtttttatagctgtgacaattatatatatatttttaatatgataaatacacttattgtgacaaaactataatagttagacatATGCTGTCGCGACATAATTATATTATCTGCAATTTGTAGTACATTATTTTGTTCTATATTCAATAGTTTTCGCAGTGTTCGCGATTTCAGaagtttttttggtaattttttcacACCTTGGGTTACATTATTGGAGTTTTAGTATGGATCCctaatatagcctatgttcacCACAGATAGTGTAGCTTCACAACAgcgaaaaatttttcaaattggtcaagtagttttgGAGCCTATTCAAAGGAAACAAACAGTCAAATCAtttatctttataatattactagcagaccgctctagtttcgcacgggtttaaataaacatttcaaaagttataaagtgcgagcttgtatatttctaatattttgttcttcaagccgctacaAACGTTCCATAATCTTGAGGGTCGATTGGAAGGGCGTACTTGGAaggttttcaaattttgttcagcaagcaactGCGAGAGCTAGTTACTCGACTCTCTCtcgagaatgacttgcaaggcaatcttcagtttcagattaagactCTCTATCACgtagtctttttgataccttcacctgggaactatttccacaaagttgagattctagcaataaatatacagccctattctgaaaaaacctcataactgagttgtgaggaaaaatttgtgaggtttcatgtgacgtatattttgtgagtctattctggctcgaacctcataagaaaaaagcttaaaaaagt belongs to Zeugodacus cucurbitae isolate PBARC_wt_2022May chromosome 6, idZeuCucr1.2, whole genome shotgun sequence and includes:
- the LOC105219354 gene encoding protein flightless-1, encoding MATGVLPFVRGVDFSKNDFSDSKFPAAIKEMNRVQWLTLDDTHLHEIPEELGNLFKLEHLSLKSNELEKLFGELTGLPCLRSLNLRKNQIKNSGIPPELFRLEELTTLDLSHNKLKEVPEGLERAKSLLVLNLSNNQIESIPTALFIHLTDLLFLDLSNNRLETLPPQTRRLANLQTLNLADNPLELFQLRQLPSLQNLESLNMRNTQRTLLNFPTTLDSLSNLAELDISKNMLPKIPDCVYNLPNLKRINLSDNLITELSSSVEFWQKLEILNLSRNQLTALPASICKLTYLRRLFLNDNRLDFDGIPSGIGKMCSLEVFSASNNVLEMIPEGLCRCGALKKLNLSSNRLITLPEAVHLLEGLDQLDLRNNPDLIMPPKPCEVVKGAGIEFYNIDFSLQTQLLLAGAAPPASIPAVSSTKDSTARKIRLRRGPRSDSEQDSAKILKGMKDIAKDKDESQDSFEDLQPESLKPKRWDESLEKPHLDYSKFFEKEDGQFSGLTIWEIENFLPNKIEEVAHGKFYEGDCYIILKTYLDELGQLAWQIYFWIGNEATLDKRACAAIHAVNLRNYLGARCRTIREEQNDESEEFLELFDTEVTYIEGGRTATGFYTVEDMLYTKRLYRVHSAGSSIHLEPVALHFDSLDPRFAFMLDCGIKLYIWLGCASKSTLNSKTRLMAEKINKTERKNKCEIIVEIQGEESDDFWKNFGIDSDDVSKKKISQHVPECFEPVIPRLYQVQLGMGYLELPQVELTDQKLVHTLLNSKNVYILDCYTDLFVWFGKKSTRLVRAAAIKLSRELFQMINRPAFALVTRLQEETESQIFKSKFVGWDEVMAVDFTRTAKSVAKTGADLTKWARKQETRADLAALFMPRQNAMPLNEAEQLEEDWNYDLEAMEAFVLEGKKFVRLPEEELGNFYTGECYVFLCRYCIPVDEEDEVDDIKQSDDEIQCVVYFWQGRNASNMGWLTFTFTLQKKFKAMFGEELEVVRIHQQQENLKFMAHFKRKFIIHTGKRKDKAKDSNIKPVVEFFHLRSNGGALCTRLIQIQPDATNLNSAFCYILYVPFDTEDEAQSGIVYVWLGSKSAPEEAKLVQEIAEKMFNNPWVSLQILNEGEEPENFFWVALGGRKTYERDADFMNYTRLFRCSNEKGYFTVAEKCTDFCQDDLADDDIMILDNGEQVFLWLGSRCSEVEIKLAYKSAQVYIQHLRIKQPDKPRKLFLTLKNKESKRFTKCFHGWSTHKSPPE
- the LOC128922795 gene encoding tigger transposable element-derived protein 1-like produces the protein MLHNSPALKMRKAISLDTKIKILDQLATGQGATVVGNNFGIHEATVRTIKKNETAIRASVCSGTKLSAKSSSYVRDVVKEKMEKALVIWIEDKSQKRIPVDGLAIKQTALRIYKRIQEIDPDTSSQSKQHAFSASTGWMTGFLKRHALHNIKIKGETASADELAAKEFPEKLKKIIEDGEYTPDQVWNLDESGLFWKRMPRRTYVAKSQKTAGGFKVAKDRITLLFCSNASRERILKPLLVHRALRPRSMKSEDFNKLPVHWMANKKAWVTSAIFTEWFQKHFIPEVRRYMKEKFCFLPPNTTSLIQPLDQGIIATFKTYYIRSSFHYVVEKLDNYEESSVIDEWKQFSIMDCINQVKIALDLLKPSTLNSCWKNIWPECVKCKDPVIDNNAELADIITMANAIGGDGFDDLSLADVEELLVDESLSENEIIEFTLETRYDKEHSDSDERDRPILKASLIKEGLDLATKLGSHFEQHDHDEERAAKFQRELKSLMASYREVYNGLTRNKTQSKITDFVQKSTDVPTQSARNHNDQQNHSSDGSDIVVFRKRLRLLSDSDNK